AAGCTTTACTATTTCAAGCACTACAGACCTATTCCTTTCTCCCATGTAACTTTGCTATAATGTACTATTCACTTATTAGGATACCACAATCGGATTGGTAACCTTAGATGAAATGAAAGCCAAGCAAGAGAATATTATGAAagaacgagagaaaaaattagCTCAGAAACAATTAGAAAAGGAGAAAGAAAAACTTAGACAACTGGAAGCCAAGCAGGCCGAAAAGAATAAGCAAAAGCAAcaggtatttttgatttttcaatttgttttttatttattgtaaTCTTGTTCGTTGTTAGTGGACAATTATATTGAAACACTAAATTAATTAAAGTTTCGATTCGAGCTTTATTTCAGATTCAAGCATTATCGTTTTCTTTGGATGGAGATGATGAGGAAAATGAAGAAGATACATTTCAATCGATAAAAACTGAGATAAAACCGAAGGAAGAAGATGAATTTCTCGTGcctaaaaagaaaataaaaaagaatccCGATGTCGATACTAGTTTCTTGCCAGACCGTGAACGTGAAGAAGAGGAAACTAAACTACGAGAAGAATTACGACAGGttggaaaattcaacttgaGATGTTACGTTCGTCATGCATATTTATTTCTGTCACCTAAACCTAATGCTTGGTTATATGTATGTGTGTTGTAGGAATGGGCTGCCAAACAATCAACattgaaagaagaagaaattgatATAACCTTCAGTTACTGGGACGGATCAGGTCATCGAAAAACTGTTAAAATGAAGAAGGGTGAGTGTAAAAGAAGATCTGGACAGCGTCAACGTTCGTTTCATGGTATCGGTAGTTTaattaaaacagttttttcatttcaggaaACACgatctatcaatttttacaaaaaagcttGGAAATGCTTCGTAAAGAGTTCAGTGAGTTGAAAGCCGTAACTGCAGATCAATTAATGTATGTTAAAGAAGATCTTATTTTGCCACATCATTATTCTTTCTACGATTTCATTGTCACGAAGGTAAGTAAACCGATTAGAGTACGTATGGTAGATTTGGTTCTCTATGAACTCACATACCTCTTCGTTGCTGTATTTTTGTCTGAAAAAGAAGTTGTCAAACAATGAATTTATTAAGCACGAATTTGCGCCGAAACAAATAACGTATCGGTGTAATCTACTTCTAACTTGAAGTTACGTATAAACTGACAAATTTTGTATTCAAAtggttggaaagctgaaattgtcttttatttgatgttttacatttttgataAGCTACTGTAAAATGTTTTACCATTGGTCGAATATGCATGATAAATTTTAAACTAGTATGTAGTTTGATTTATATGAACAAAAAAGTAAAGTGGTAGgttctttttggaaataatttcgtAATAGGTTTTTCAGTCCTTCTGTTGACATGTTTTCGAATGCCTTCTGCAGGAAATTGCTGAGCGTCGTAAcaggtattatttttgttttcctttggATACATATGATAGGTGTTCGTGGTAATTATGATGATTCTTGGTTTCTGACTGataattcattatttatgtCGGAGTAGGATACCTTTACGTAGTTACCtactatgtatgtacgtatgtagTTTCAATTCCCAACTTTAATATTTCATCGTTTTTAGAACACGTGTCgattaaattacaaaacaatATGTTAACATTGAAATTACTGCGATTGATGACACCTATCGCTGAAATAAAATACTTgattgaattctaaaaattcacttACAGCCTTGGGTACCTCAGCCTACTCGAATAACGTTACTAGGTTGCTTTGCTGGCCTTGGTAGTGTATAAAGATATAAAAAGTggttttattcattaaaatctGTCGACATAGTTACTCGCAAGATGCGCGTTTTCTCTTCCTGATAAAGAATTGAATCTTATCAAAAACTAGTTTCGTGAATTTTACGTATGACCCCTGTAATTTTGTTATCTGTGCTGATTTTTCGTGCTCGACGGTTCTTTTATGCACTCTTTGTTTACCTATAGTGTATTGGTATTGTCTTCTAGTTTAAATTACATtgtcaaagttcaaatttattcaaattctattCAATgttgacttgaaattcacttgtTTAAATCTACAATGAGAAAAGCCGGTTTACATGAAAGTGTTACGGATACTACGTATTTCGATTAATAAATAACCTAACGTGAATATTTCATAAAGCTCACATGAGTCAAATAATTTCATATATTTCAGGTAATTACACATTATCGTAAACTCTCACCAATACACTCGAAATTAATTTAGAATGCTGTTTTCTGAATGTCCGTGATTATGACCTAGTGATTTATTTCAGTTTGGTTTATTTCTGCCGTGTATGGTTTGGAATCGGGATGGAGTGGACCAGCGTTAAAATTTCTCTCATCATCAAAATCTCCATTTTTAATCACGCCAATCGATATTACTTGGTTATCGATAACGACAACCGCGGGAAATATCATATCGATCATTGTTTGCACAATCGCTGCGGAATTTTGTGGCAGGAAACCTTTGTTTTTCACCTGTTGCGTCATATTATCCGCCGGATGGATGTTGAACTGTTTCGCCGACACGTTTTTTATACTTctaataagtaaatttttgataaacgtAGGCCTAGGAATATTCGACGTTTTGAATTGTATTTATATGAGCGAAGTAAGTTCTTCAGAAAGTAGAGGCGTCGTTGTATCCATATCGATGGTATTCTATACCGTCGGAACCGAATTCGAGTATATCGTTGGACTGTTCCAGAATTATACGTTGCTATCCGTAGTGCCTTTAGTTGTTTCAATATTAGCGACGATTTGTTCGTATTTTGTCGTAGAGTCAccctattttttaatcatgaatGGGAAAAGTGAGGAAGCTTATAAAAATCTATGCTTACTCGAAGGTACCGTCAATAGAGAAAAGATTACTCGTggtcagtgttgccaatttagcGGTTTTCAAGCTATTCCTAGCGATTTTGAACATAGAAAAccgccaaaaaatgtcaatctagcggctagcgggaagtctagcgTTTTTGACTTCATGGCCACTTTTACCATTTTAACTCACAAATTCagcatttcagctaaaaaatatagaatttttgaaaaaaaaatcaatgaaattgaacttttgtaaaacccatccactcaatttcatcaattctttgataatttttgaatgatttcactgttttttagtttttagttatttttgtacagttttaaaattttaacaaattgaatcttcatcagttttgtattttttacatgacttgaggttttaaaaaaatgatgaaaatctagcgggaagtctagcgATTTTGCTATATGGAATTTAGcggtttttagcggttttttaGGATCAATCTGGCGGGATTTTTCAATATGGCATTGGCAACGCTGCTCGTGGTTACGAAGAACTTGTTCAATACGCAGAACAAGAAAAGTCTTGCGATTTGAATCTTCTCAATTATTTATTATTGCCTCAAAATTATCGTATGTTTTTATCTTTATTGATTGTGAATTCCCTTGTATACCTTAATGGGTTTTCGGTGTACACAGGTTATGAACCTATTATCATGAGTTCTTACAATATAAATCACGATTTGGTCTTGAATATTTTAGGGATTAGTAGCCTAATCGCCATTTTTTGCAGCCCTTTTATAATTAAATCATTCGGTCGAAAATCTTTAATGTGGAgtggatttttctgcattgGTATCGTGCAGATTTTCATGGCTGTGGGTTTTTTCATCGAAGACGTCAATAAAAATGATGTACAATATGTGCCGCAAACGTTAGTCATTTTCGCCACCATTGGAACGATGATCTATGAAATAACTGTGTATCCGGTGACCCATGTGTTGAGAGCGGAAATGTTACCTCATAGATTGAAAGAAAAAGGCACAAGTGTGATAGTTATTTTCAAAGCTATTATCAACGGTATTGTCAGCGCGTCATTTTTCCCAATAGCTTTGCAATTTGGATATGGCTCCAATTTTATTGTCTACTCAATCGCAGCATTCATTGGTGTTGGCTATGTAGGTCTTTTTTTGGTGGAAACTAAAGATAAATCATTGGCAGAAATAAGGAAATGCTACGTATAACGTTGGTGTTGCTTAGCTTGAGTTCGCAAATTTATAAGAcgtatgatttttaaaacgttgGCATGGCAGAGAACAGGAAAATTTCATTCCTAAGTTGTGTAAAATTTATATCCCAAATTGAGGCCAAATGATAACGTAGTACTTCGGTACTGTACGTATGTAATACTTTTCTATGGTTGTTGTCTTATGTTTCGAACCACTAGTTGCGGTTTTTTCTGTATATGGATAGTGAATAGAGACAGAGACTGAAAATATTCCATTTAATCGTTTCGAAAAAGAACATTTCATTTagaaagttaggtacctatgtaattaacTAAGCCAACTCACTGTCTGTGAACGCATGTTCATAAAACTTTTTAGTTCGTAATAAATTTtatcacttaaaaaaaaatgttctttgtattttgaaaatgcaataaaattctGTTTATTGATAAACGCTtgtatgtttctttttttttaacaaaacaaaaaaaaaatattagaaaacagacaatttcaattattttaccgTTCAAAATAGAGTTGAATTATCACCTGTACGAAAtcatattgaattttaaatttataattccTCGTGTTACAGGCTAGAGGAAAAAGTGGCCCTTTGTTCACTTTCGATGTTCACGATGACATCAGATTAATAAGCGACGCTGGAGTAGAAAAAGAAGACTCGCATGCTGGAAAAGTGCTCTTACGAAATTGGTACGAAAGAAATAAACACATTTTCCCTGCCAGCAGATGGGAACCTTTCGATCCTACGAAAACTTATGATAAATATACGATTAAAGATAAAgtaaataaaaagtaaattttgcgTTCATGTGTTTTTAAACGATTATTTTGTTGATTGAGAGACAACCTATATTcaatgtatgtatgtaattgCCAAGATAACATTTAGAAGAGGTATCTGCATGTAATTTCAAGtacagtacctattttttgtttgaggtcatttttgagcttagGATTTCGAACGTTCTCATTGTGAATGTACATGGTTCTTTTTCAtagattttatttattgttgGGTACATGTAcatgtattaaaaataaatattttcaactacCTACTAAGTTAAGTATAGGTCTAAAgaaatgtcatttttattttgtatgaaCTGTAAAAATAACTATAGCTTTACGTACTTGCATTATTGTAAAATGTCCGATGACTCAAATTTTCCAAGTGGATTAAtcaaatgtatgtacctactatgtatACCCTACCCTGATGGTACTCATGATtactttcaatgaaaaataaattgattgaattcTGTGTTATTTTTGCTATGAATGCTTTTTTGATTATGTAATcattcatttgatttttgataaaaattacttctttatgctttaaaatgaaatctcaaattattttttacttgtaGTTGTCTGACTTGATCTCAGAAAAACGTCCAATTTCAATAGAATTTTCTGTGGGTATTCTAGGTACTCCCAAGATTTTActgttaaattaaaatttcaatttgctactaccacatatatatttttcgTTTCGCACCGGAACTCTGGAATACTCTCACAAAACCAATTTGTGGTTCAAAAGCTACCTATTTAAAATCACATGCAATCAATAcctaattttcatgatttttctaaTCGGGTAGGTCTCATTCTTTAAGAATAGTCACGTTCGGGGGTCGATCTATCGTTGCCACATGTTGTTAATATGATTATAGCTGATTgataattaagaaaaaaatttaatcaattccTTAAATGTTCAAGCCTTTATCATGCTTAATAAGTGACTAGTGCAGTTTCCACCGGCGACCAGTATCGTATCACTGATATCATATCCCAGTGGGAAAAATACAGGAAATGGGAAAAGCAACGTGggaaataaattggaaaatatcgCCAGACTTCGATAAGATTGGAATTTCCTTTCTCTCTGCTTCCCTACAGCCTACAGTCCACTTACGTCGAATTCTGACTCAAATTCATTGAAAGAAGTACGGTGAATAGAGGGGGGATGATGACGGAATGACTAATAATA
The sequence above is a segment of the Planococcus citri chromosome 3, ihPlaCitr1.1, whole genome shotgun sequence genome. Coding sequences within it:
- the LOC135838770 gene encoding protein FAM50 homolog isoform X2; its protein translation is MAHYKGAASEAGRAMHLIKKREKAQMEIEIRKKKIEEELKLSNIETKFAAHYDAVEQQIKDTTIGLVTLDEMKAKQENIMKEREKKLAQKQLEKEKEKLRQLEAKQAEKNKQKQQIQALSFSLDGDDEENEEDTFQSIKTEIKPKEEDEFLVPKKKIKKNPDVDTSFLPDREREEEETKLREELRQEWAAKQSTLKEEEIDITFSYWDGSGHRKTVKMKKGNTIYQFLQKSLEMLRKEFSELKAVTADQLMYVKEDLILPHHYSFYDFIVTKFGLFLPCMVWNRDGVDQR
- the LOC135838770 gene encoding protein FAM50 homolog isoform X1, with protein sequence MAHYKGAASEAGRAMHLIKKREKAQMEIEIRKKKIEEELKLSNIETKFAAHYDAVEQQIKDTTIGLVTLDEMKAKQENIMKEREKKLAQKQLEKEKEKLRQLEAKQAEKNKQKQQIQALSFSLDGDDEENEEDTFQSIKTEIKPKEEDEFLVPKKKIKKNPDVDTSFLPDREREEEETKLREELRQEWAAKQSTLKEEEIDITFSYWDGSGHRKTVKMKKGNTIYQFLQKSLEMLRKEFSELKAVTADQLMYVKEDLILPHHYSFYDFIVTKARGKSGPLFTFDVHDDIRLISDAGVEKEDSHAGKVLLRNWYERNKHIFPASRWEPFDPTKTYDKYTIKDKVNKK